From Astyanax mexicanus isolate ESR-SI-001 chromosome 13, AstMex3_surface, whole genome shotgun sequence, the proteins below share one genomic window:
- the sst7 gene encoding cortistatin, producing MQILASLVSLLLVLYSVRAAAVLPVEERSPAHTRELSKERKELILKLVSGLLDGVDNSVLGGDLVPMEAEEPLESRLEERAVYNRLSQLPQRDRKAPCKNFFWKTFTSC from the exons ATGCAGATTTTGGCCAGCTTAGTGTCTCTGCTGCTGGTGCTGTACAGTGTGAGGGCAGCGGCCGTGCTTCCAGTGGAGGAGAGGAGCCCAGCGCACACCAGG GAGCTGAGTAAAGAACGTAAGGAGCTGATCCTGAAGCTCGTGTCCGGTCTCCTGGATGGAGTGGACAACAGCGTGCTGGGCGGGGATCTGGTCCCCATGGAGGCAGAGGAGCCCCTGGAGTCACGACTGGAGGAGAGAGCCGTCTACAACCGGTTATCACAGCTGCCCCAGAGAGACCGCAAAGCCCCCTGTAAAAACTTCTTCTGGAAAACCTTCACCTCCTGCTAA